The Pantoea phytobeneficialis genome has a segment encoding these proteins:
- the ubiD gene encoding 4-hydroxy-3-polyprenylbenzoate decarboxylase, with amino-acid sequence MKYQDLRDFLALLEQRGELKRISQAIDPELEMTEIADRTLRAGGPALLFENPKGYDMPVLCNLFGTPKRVAMGMGQEDVSALREVGKLLAFLKEPEPPKGFRDLFDKMPQFKQVLNMPTKRLRNAPCQEEVFSGDEVDLSRIPVMKCWPDDAAPLITWGLTVTRGPHKERQNLGIYRQQVIGKNRLIMRWLSHRGGALDFQEWCKAHPGERFPVAVALGADPATILGAVTPVPDTLSEYAFAGLLRGNKTEVVKCLSNDLEVPASAEIVLEGYIEPGDMAPEGPYGDHTGYYNEVDSFPVFTVTHITQRRNPIYHSTYTGRPPDEPAVLGVALNEVLVPILIKQFPEIVDFYLPPEGCSYRLAVVTMKKQYAGHAKRVMFGVWSFLRQFMYTKFVIVCDDDVNARDWNDVIWAITTRMDPARDTVLVENTPIDYLDFASPVSGLGSKMGLDATNKWPGETTREWGTPIVKDPAVTARIDAIWDELGIFAEPPQR; translated from the coding sequence ATGAAATATCAGGATTTACGTGATTTCCTTGCGCTGCTGGAGCAGCGGGGCGAGTTAAAACGCATCTCTCAGGCGATCGATCCCGAACTGGAGATGACCGAAATTGCCGACCGCACTCTGCGTGCCGGTGGCCCGGCGCTGCTGTTTGAAAACCCGAAAGGTTATGACATGCCGGTGCTGTGCAACCTGTTTGGTACGCCCAAGCGCGTGGCAATGGGCATGGGCCAGGAAGATGTCAGCGCACTGCGCGAAGTGGGTAAACTGCTGGCGTTTCTTAAAGAGCCTGAGCCGCCGAAAGGTTTTCGCGATCTGTTCGACAAGATGCCGCAGTTTAAGCAGGTGCTGAACATGCCAACCAAGCGGTTGCGTAATGCGCCGTGCCAGGAAGAAGTGTTTAGCGGTGACGAGGTCGATTTATCGCGCATCCCGGTAATGAAATGCTGGCCGGACGACGCCGCGCCGTTAATTACCTGGGGTTTAACCGTCACGCGTGGACCGCATAAAGAGCGGCAGAATCTCGGCATCTATCGTCAGCAGGTGATTGGCAAAAACCGTCTGATCATGCGCTGGTTATCACATCGCGGTGGCGCACTCGATTTTCAGGAGTGGTGCAAAGCCCATCCCGGCGAACGTTTCCCGGTTGCGGTGGCTCTGGGGGCGGATCCCGCCACCATCCTCGGCGCAGTGACGCCGGTGCCGGATACGTTGTCCGAATACGCCTTCGCGGGCCTGCTGCGCGGCAATAAAACCGAAGTGGTGAAGTGCCTCTCCAACGACCTGGAAGTACCCGCCAGCGCTGAAATTGTGCTGGAAGGCTACATCGAACCCGGCGACATGGCCCCTGAAGGTCCGTACGGCGACCACACCGGCTACTACAATGAAGTAGATAGCTTCCCGGTGTTTACCGTGACGCACATAACGCAACGTCGTAACCCGATTTATCACTCAACCTATACCGGCCGTCCACCGGATGAACCGGCAGTGTTGGGGGTGGCGCTGAACGAAGTGCTGGTGCCGATTCTGATTAAGCAGTTCCCGGAGATTGTGGATTTTTATCTGCCGCCGGAAGGGTGTTCGTATCGGCTGGCCGTGGTGACCATGAAAAAACAGTACGCTGGTCATGCCAAGCGCGTGATGTTTGGCGTCTGGTCGTTCCTGCGGCAGTTCATGTACACCAAATTTGTTATTGTGTGTGACGATGACGTCAATGCGCGTGACTGGAACGATGTGATCTGGGCCATTACCACCCGTATGGATCCGGCGCGTGACACGGTGCTGGTGGAAAATACGCCGATCGATTATCTCGATTTTGCGTCACCGGTTTCCGGGCTGGGTTCGAAGATGGGCCTCGATGCCACCAATAAATGGCCGGGCGAAACCACGCGTGAGTGGGGCACACCGATTGTGAAAGATCCGGCGGTCACGGCGCGTATCGACGCCATTTGGGATGAGTTAGGCATTTTTGCCGAGCCGCCACAGCGCTGA
- the fre gene encoding NAD(P)H-flavin reductase — protein sequence MTTLSCKVTSVEAITDTVYRVRLIPEADFSFRAGQYLMVVMDERDKRPFSLASTPMEKDIIELHIGASELNLYAMAVMERIQNQREITVDMPHGDAWLREESDRPIILIAGGTGFSYARSILLTALAQQPDRDIAIYWGGRELTHLYDLDELNALAVKHPHLKVIPVVEQPGAGWQGRTGTVLTAVMQDYATLSGHDIYIAGRFEMAKIARERFCAERGALEAQMYGDAFAFI from the coding sequence ATGACAACGTTAAGCTGCAAAGTGACTTCGGTTGAAGCAATTACGGATACCGTCTACCGCGTCCGTTTGATCCCGGAAGCGGATTTTAGCTTTCGTGCCGGACAGTACCTGATGGTGGTGATGGATGAGCGCGATAAGCGTCCCTTTTCCCTCGCCTCTACGCCGATGGAAAAAGACATCATTGAGCTGCATATCGGTGCCTCTGAGTTGAATCTCTATGCGATGGCGGTGATGGAGCGTATCCAGAACCAGCGTGAAATTACCGTGGATATGCCGCACGGCGATGCCTGGCTGCGCGAAGAGAGCGATCGTCCCATCATCCTGATTGCCGGCGGTACCGGTTTCTCCTACGCCCGCTCCATTCTGCTGACCGCGCTGGCGCAGCAGCCCGATCGTGATATCGCCATTTACTGGGGCGGCCGCGAACTCACGCATTTGTACGATCTTGACGAACTGAATGCGCTGGCGGTGAAACACCCACATCTGAAGGTGATTCCAGTGGTGGAGCAGCCGGGAGCAGGTTGGCAGGGACGTACCGGGACGGTGCTGACGGCAGTGATGCAGGACTACGCCACGCTAAGTGGGCACGATATCTATATTGCAGGCCGGTTTGAAATGGCGAAGATTGCCCGCGAGCGCTTCTGCGCGGAACGCGGTGCGCTGGAAGCGCAGATGTACGGCGATGCCTTTGCCTTTATCTGA